The following proteins come from a genomic window of Acanthopagrus latus isolate v.2019 chromosome 5, fAcaLat1.1, whole genome shotgun sequence:
- the zgc:110329 gene encoding tetraspanin-15: MPPYSELRRTNHFYYFIKFTLNIYSMLFSLMGLCVLCVGVYAEVERQKNRTLEGLFLAPAVVLILLGLVMFTVSVVGMVGSLRDNKTLLHMFLCVLCVLLLLQAIALTLALIFEKKTSALFQSSIREGIKHYYDDLDFKNILDYVQQKFSCCGGDEYKDWGVNQYHFCNGTGPLACGVPYTCCVRRKVGEVVNTLCGYKTLEKERETLHDTIHVRGCIHAVNLWMSDNIGITIALCCAIGLPQLLGIILSCVFWNLLVDMSESADMVDFKLKKAEVDYSELDLAGAGWCMCLPRDGGYLPVPAAEPELDPIDVHLEKLKKQAPRTHAQLREMQQSRSATGLDEVDIGRKQKREH; the protein is encoded by the exons ATGCCGCCCTACTCTGAGCTGAGGAGAACCAACCACTTCTACTACTTCATCAAATTTACCCTAAATATCTACTCAATGCTCTTCTCG ctgatgggtctgtgtgtgctgtgtgtcgGGGTGTATGCCGAAGTGGAGAGGCAGAAGAATCGAACCCTGGAGGGCCTTTTCCTGGCTCCTGCTGTGGTGCTCATCCTGCTGGGCCTGGTGATGTTTACAGTGTCAGTGGTGGGCATGGTCGGATCCCTCCGGGACAACAAGACCCTGCTGCACATG ttcctctgtgttctctgcgtgctgctgcttctccaggCGATCGCCCTCACCTTGGCTCTCATCTTTGAAAAGAAG ACGTCGGCCTTGTTTCAGAGCAGTATACGAGAAGGAATCAAACACTACTACGACGACCTGGACTTCAAAAATATCCTGGACTACGTGCAACAAAAG TTTTCATGTTGTGGAGGGGACGAGTACAAGGACTGGGGTGTCAACCAGTACCATTTTTGCAATGGTACTGGTCCACTAGCCTGCGGGGTTCCATATACCTGTTGTGTCCGTCGCAAG GTGGGAGAGGTCGTCAACACTCTGTGCGGTTACAAGACTCTGGAAAAAGAG CGTGAAACCCTGCACGATACGATCCACGTGCGAGGCTGCATCCATGCAGTCAACCTCTGGATGAGTGACAACATTGGAATAACCATCGCACTCTGCTGCGCCATCGGGCTGCCTCAG ctgctgggcaTCATCCTGAGCTGCGTCTTCTGGAACCTGCTGGTGGACATGAGCGAGTCGGCGGACATGGTGGACTTCAAGCTGAAGAAGGCGGAGGTCGATTACAGCGAGCTGGACCTGGCCGGCGCCGGCTGGTGTATGTGCCTGCCGAGGGACGGCGGTTACCTGCCCGTCCCCGCCGCCGAGCCGGAACTGGACCCCATTGACGTTCACctggagaagctgaagaagCAGGCGCCTCGCACGCACGCTCAGCTCCGGGAAATGCAGCAGTCCAGATCGGCCACGGGCCTGGACGAGGTCGACATCGGCCGGAAGCAGAAAAGGGAACACTGA